A region from the Chitinophaga sp. Cy-1792 genome encodes:
- a CDS encoding glycosyltransferase family 2 protein → MSVSKSNPVISIITVCYNAEKFIEKTIESVLAQSYPHIEHIIVDGASKDGTMNIVNRYRSQIATVISEKDKGLYDAMNKGLRAATGDYVYFLNADDLLHDKDVLKNTFATCPDADTYYGEAMFLSEEGAALGLRSEQTPHKVPEILTWKSLQHGMVVSHQAFIVKRSISPEYDLNYKVCADIDWMIKVLQRATVNCNTHQVIAGFRVGGTSKQHQRLAWKERYKILDHYYGKVPNFLHHLYIAARYVFKKKY, encoded by the coding sequence GTGTCTGTAAGTAAATCAAATCCTGTAATCAGTATCATCACTGTCTGCTACAATGCGGAAAAGTTTATCGAAAAGACGATAGAAAGTGTGCTGGCGCAGTCTTATCCGCATATTGAACACATCATTGTGGATGGCGCTTCAAAGGATGGGACTATGAATATTGTGAACCGGTACCGTTCGCAGATTGCTACGGTGATCTCTGAGAAGGACAAAGGGCTGTATGATGCGATGAACAAGGGTTTGCGGGCTGCTACAGGAGACTATGTCTATTTTTTAAATGCAGACGATCTGCTGCATGATAAAGACGTATTGAAAAATACTTTTGCTACCTGCCCGGATGCCGATACCTATTATGGCGAAGCGATGTTTCTTTCTGAAGAAGGGGCTGCGCTGGGGTTACGTTCTGAGCAGACACCGCATAAAGTACCTGAAATCCTTACCTGGAAAAGCTTGCAGCATGGCATGGTGGTATCGCACCAGGCTTTTATTGTAAAGCGTTCTATCAGCCCGGAATATGACCTGAACTATAAAGTATGTGCGGACATTGACTGGATGATCAAGGTTTTACAACGGGCAACTGTTAACTGTAATACGCACCAGGTTATCGCCGGATTCAGGGTAGGCGGTACGAGTAAGCAGCATCAGCGCCTGGCCTGGAAAGAGCGTTATAAGATCCTGGACCATTATTATGGGAAAGTACCTAATTTCCTGCACCACCTGTACATTGCCGCCAGGTATGTATTTAAAAAGAAGTATTAG